The following coding sequences are from one Bradyrhizobium sp. 200 window:
- a CDS encoding isocitrate lyase encodes MNYQPRGISDPAIQGPASYLSEVGAAEALLKTKPTWNGVTAEAVARMRLQNRFKTGLDIARYTAALMRSDMAAYDADPTKYTQSLGCWHGFIAQQKLISVKKHFGKTDRRYLYLSGWMIAALRSEFGPLPDQSMHEKTSVPALIEELYTFLRQADSRELNDTFRAIDAARKAGDKAKEKELIEKVDNFQTHVVPVIADIDAGFGNAEATYLLAKKMIEAGACALQIENQVSDEKQCGHQDGKVTVPHEVFLAKIRACRHAFLELGVEDGIIVTRTDSLGAGLTQQIAVSHKPGDLGDQYNSFLDCEEVTAANARNGDVIINRNGKMMRPKRLASNLYQFRAGTGEDRCVLDSITSLQNGADLLWIETEKPHIEQIAKMVDRIREVIPNAKLAYNNSPSFNWTLNFRWQVYDAMKEAGKDVSKYNRADLMKPEYDETPLAMEADERIRTFQADSAKRAGIFHHLITLPTYHTAALSTDNLAKEYFGEQGMLGYVKNVQRQEIRQGIACAKHQNMAGSDIGDEHKEYFAGEAALKAGGAHNTMNQFG; translated from the coding sequence ATGAATTATCAGCCACGTGGGATCAGCGACCCGGCTATCCAGGGACCGGCTTCCTATCTGAGCGAGGTTGGAGCTGCCGAGGCGCTCCTCAAGACCAAGCCGACCTGGAACGGTGTGACCGCCGAAGCCGTGGCGCGCATGCGTCTGCAGAACCGCTTCAAGACCGGCCTGGACATCGCCCGCTACACCGCGGCGCTTATGCGCAGCGATATGGCTGCCTATGATGCCGATCCCACCAAGTACACCCAGTCGCTCGGTTGCTGGCATGGCTTCATCGCGCAGCAAAAGCTGATTTCGGTCAAGAAGCATTTCGGCAAGACCGATCGCCGCTATCTGTATCTCTCCGGCTGGATGATCGCCGCGCTGCGCTCCGAGTTTGGACCGCTGCCTGACCAGTCGATGCACGAGAAGACCTCGGTGCCGGCACTGATCGAAGAGCTCTACACCTTCCTCCGTCAGGCCGACTCCCGCGAGCTCAACGATACCTTCCGCGCCATCGACGCCGCTCGCAAGGCAGGCGACAAGGCAAAGGAAAAGGAACTGATCGAAAAAGTCGACAACTTCCAGACGCATGTCGTGCCGGTCATCGCCGACATCGACGCCGGCTTTGGCAATGCCGAGGCGACCTATCTGCTCGCAAAGAAGATGATTGAAGCAGGTGCGTGCGCTCTACAGATCGAAAATCAGGTCTCCGACGAAAAGCAGTGCGGCCACCAGGACGGCAAGGTGACTGTGCCGCACGAGGTGTTCCTGGCGAAGATCCGGGCCTGCCGCCATGCCTTCCTTGAGCTTGGCGTCGAAGACGGCATCATCGTGACCCGCACCGACTCGCTGGGCGCCGGTCTCACGCAGCAAATCGCCGTGAGCCACAAGCCCGGCGACCTCGGCGATCAGTACAACAGCTTCCTGGATTGCGAGGAAGTGACGGCCGCCAACGCCAGGAACGGCGATGTCATCATCAACCGCAACGGCAAGATGATGCGTCCGAAGCGGCTTGCCAGCAACCTCTATCAGTTCCGTGCTGGCACGGGCGAAGATCGCTGCGTGCTCGACAGCATCACCTCGCTGCAGAACGGTGCCGACCTGCTGTGGATCGAGACCGAGAAGCCGCATATCGAGCAGATCGCCAAGATGGTCGACCGCATTCGCGAGGTGATTCCGAACGCGAAGCTGGCCTACAACAATTCGCCCTCGTTCAACTGGACGCTCAACTTCCGTTGGCAGGTGTACGATGCGATGAAGGAAGCCGGCAAGGATGTCAGCAAGTACAACCGGGCCGACCTGATGAAGCCGGAATACGACGAGACGCCGCTGGCCATGGAAGCCGACGAGCGCATCCGCACCTTCCAGGCCGATTCGGCAAAGCGTGCCGGCATCTTCCACCATCTGATCACGTTGCCGACCTATCACACGGCAGCGCTGTCGACGGACAATCTCGCGAAGGAGTATTTCGGCGAGCAGGGCATGCTGGGCTATGTGAAGAATGTTCAGCGCCAGGAGATCCGTCAGGGCATCGCCTGCGCCAAGCATCAGAACATGGCCGGCTCCGATATCGGTGACGAGCACAAGGAATATTTCGCCGGTGAAGCCGCTCTGAAGGCGGGCGGCGCCCACAACACGATGAACCAGTTCGGCTAA
- a CDS encoding cation:proton antiporter, with protein MPAPINIHVYSDALVLLGTAGVVIPLVRRFGFSPVLGYLGAGAILGPLGLGSFIGSFPFLYWLTVVDAKNVSGFADLGIVFLLFLIGMELSYERLKSMRRLIFGLGGLQIVLSTAVIGSIAALAGSTPPVAIILGACLALSSTAIVIEVLSRQGRLNTSAGRASFATLLAQDLAVAPLLLFIAIFGTGEAGSVVATLILALTNAALVLGVIVIVGRIVMRPLFRLVASAGMNELFVATTLFVIVAAGVAAAVAGFSMALGAFVAGLLLAETEFRKAIETAIDPFKGLLLGLFFFTVGMNIDFRELARDPVWLIGAALGLIAIKSVILIGLARLFRLSWRASIEVGLLLGPGGEFAFVAIGMATTLGLIDAKVSSFTVALTSLTMVLIPALSHVARRLAPMVREDKPLDPELAVAPSGGSGHAIVVGHGRVGQVVCAMLDRHQFKYVAVDNDAAAVPEQRRQGRTVYYGDATNPEFLKSCGLMEAAAVIVTIGEAKGIDEIVAQVRALREEMPVVSRARDAEHARHLYQIGVTDAVPETIEASLLLSEAALIGLGVAMGLVVASIHEKREEFRHELQQAAGGTRPAEETTGVRRKPSP; from the coding sequence GCGCGATCCTGGGCCCTCTCGGACTGGGATCGTTCATCGGAAGCTTCCCATTTCTCTATTGGTTGACCGTCGTCGACGCCAAGAACGTCTCCGGCTTTGCCGACCTTGGCATCGTGTTCCTGCTGTTTCTGATCGGCATGGAACTATCGTATGAGCGGCTAAAGTCCATGCGCCGCCTGATCTTCGGGCTCGGCGGCTTGCAGATCGTGTTGTCGACCGCCGTGATCGGCAGCATCGCTGCGCTGGCAGGCAGCACGCCACCGGTGGCGATTATTCTCGGTGCGTGCCTCGCCTTGTCCTCGACAGCCATCGTCATCGAAGTACTTTCCCGGCAGGGACGATTGAACACCAGTGCGGGCCGCGCCAGCTTCGCAACCTTGCTGGCGCAGGATCTGGCGGTGGCTCCGCTCCTGCTTTTCATCGCCATCTTCGGCACCGGCGAGGCCGGGTCGGTTGTCGCGACGCTCATCCTGGCGCTGACGAACGCCGCGCTCGTGCTCGGGGTGATCGTCATTGTAGGTCGCATCGTCATGCGCCCCCTCTTCCGTCTGGTCGCATCAGCCGGCATGAACGAATTGTTCGTGGCCACGACGCTGTTCGTGATCGTCGCCGCCGGGGTGGCTGCCGCCGTGGCAGGCTTTTCGATGGCACTTGGCGCCTTCGTCGCGGGTTTGCTGCTCGCCGAGACCGAATTCCGCAAGGCGATCGAAACCGCCATCGATCCTTTCAAGGGCCTCTTGCTCGGCCTGTTCTTTTTTACGGTCGGCATGAACATCGATTTCCGCGAGCTTGCCCGCGATCCCGTTTGGTTGATCGGGGCCGCCCTCGGGCTCATTGCCATCAAGTCCGTCATCCTCATCGGCCTCGCCCGGCTGTTTCGCCTTTCCTGGCGAGCTTCCATCGAGGTGGGCCTCCTGCTCGGCCCCGGCGGCGAGTTCGCTTTTGTCGCCATCGGCATGGCGACGACGCTTGGTCTGATCGATGCCAAAGTGTCGAGCTTCACGGTAGCTTTGACATCGCTGACCATGGTGCTCATTCCGGCGCTGTCCCATGTCGCGCGGCGACTGGCGCCGATGGTGCGCGAAGACAAGCCGCTCGACCCCGAACTTGCCGTTGCGCCAAGCGGGGGCAGCGGCCACGCCATTGTCGTCGGACACGGCCGTGTCGGACAGGTCGTCTGCGCGATGCTGGATCGGCACCAGTTCAAATATGTTGCCGTCGACAATGACGCCGCGGCCGTGCCGGAGCAACGCAGGCAAGGACGCACCGTCTATTACGGTGACGCGACAAATCCCGAGTTCTTGAAGAGTTGCGGCCTCATGGAGGCCGCAGCGGTGATCGTCACGATCGGCGAAGCCAAGGGGATTGACGAAATTGTCGCACAGGTCCGCGCGCTCAGGGAAGAGATGCCGGTGGTGTCGCGCGCACGCGACGCGGAGCATGCGCGGCATCTTTACCAGATCGGCGTTACCGACGCCGTGCCCGAGACCATTGAAGCGAGCTTGTTGCTGTCAGAAGCGGCCCTGATCGGCCTCGGCGTGGCAATGGGGCTGGTCGTCGCCTCCATCCACGAAAAGCGCGAGGAGTTCCGGCACGAATTGCAGCAGGCGGCAGGAGGTACCCGGCCCGCCGAAGAGACGACCGGCGTCAGAAGGAAACCGTCTCCCTGA
- a CDS encoding VOC family protein gives MNDQNSPTTSPFQSIRTIDYTVIFVRDMAAMRRFYEGVLRFSLTRELSAGWIEYQIGGNTLALSRPGRTAKDAPTPAGSASLQLAFKVGADDVDRCADELVRHGVDLLEPPTNQSFGHRTLFFRDPDGNLLEVYAEI, from the coding sequence GTGAACGATCAGAACTCACCCACTACCTCACCCTTCCAGTCCATCCGCACCATCGACTACACCGTCATCTTCGTGCGCGACATGGCGGCGATGCGCCGCTTCTATGAGGGCGTCCTCCGCTTTTCGCTGACGCGCGAGCTGTCGGCGGGATGGATCGAATATCAGATCGGCGGCAACACGCTTGCGCTGTCGCGGCCGGGCCGGACGGCAAAGGATGCGCCGACGCCCGCCGGTAGCGCTTCGCTGCAGCTCGCTTTCAAGGTTGGCGCCGATGACGTCGATCGCTGCGCCGACGAACTGGTGCGGCACGGCGTCGATCTGCTCGAACCGCCGACGAACCAGTCCTTCGGCCATCGCACGTTGTTCTTCAGGGATCCCGACGGGAATCTGCTGGAGGTGTATGCGGAGATCTGA
- a CDS encoding NUDIX domain-containing protein, whose product MTTLQRLRKRLEPQLRRAFHLYWRMARGMTLGVRGVVIDGDGRVFLVRHSYVAGWHLPGGGVEVGETFLEALRRELVEEGRIELTGEPALHGLFFNSHVSPRDHVAVYIVRHFRQDRLPEPNREIVECGFYAAGALPAETTRGTRLRIAEVLDGVAPVATWR is encoded by the coding sequence GTGACGACGCTGCAGCGCTTGCGAAAACGTCTTGAACCGCAACTGCGGCGGGCCTTCCACCTCTATTGGCGGATGGCCCGCGGCATGACGCTCGGGGTCCGCGGCGTCGTGATCGATGGCGACGGCAGGGTGTTTCTGGTCAGGCACAGCTATGTCGCGGGCTGGCACCTGCCGGGCGGCGGGGTCGAGGTCGGCGAAACCTTTCTCGAAGCGCTGCGGCGGGAGCTGGTAGAGGAGGGGCGGATCGAGCTGACCGGCGAGCCGGCGCTACACGGCCTGTTTTTCAACAGCCACGTCTCCCCCCGCGACCACGTCGCTGTTTATATTGTGAGGCACTTCCGGCAGGATCGTCTGCCGGAGCCCAATCGCGAGATTGTGGAGTGCGGGTTTTACGCGGCGGGGGCGCTGCCGGCGGAGACGACGAGGGGGACGCGGCTGCGGATTGCGGAAGTTCTCGATGGCGTCGCTCCAGTGGCGACCTGGCGCTAG
- a CDS encoding N-acetyltransferase, translating to MSELDVTILAETPKDAQAIERLLERTFGPGRFVLSAYRLREHVDHLLDLSFTARIGTLLVGSVRQLPICIGDTPALMLGPLTVEPPFRKRGVGRMLLDRSLQDAKAKGHRLVVLVGDEPYYGRVGFKVIPKGRAIMPGPVDYSRLLVAELVEGAFDGVSGDIRPDWSKAR from the coding sequence ATGAGCGAACTTGACGTCACCATCCTGGCCGAAACACCAAAGGACGCGCAGGCGATCGAACGCCTGCTCGAGCGCACATTCGGTCCCGGCCGTTTCGTGCTGAGCGCCTACCGCCTGCGTGAGCATGTCGATCACCTGCTCGACCTCTCGTTCACGGCGCGGATCGGCACATTGCTGGTCGGCTCCGTACGGCAATTGCCGATCTGCATCGGCGACACGCCGGCGCTGATGCTCGGGCCGTTGACGGTCGAGCCGCCGTTCCGAAAGCGCGGCGTCGGGCGCATGCTGCTCGATCGCTCGCTGCAGGACGCCAAGGCCAAGGGCCATCGCCTGGTCGTTCTGGTCGGCGACGAACCTTATTACGGCCGCGTCGGCTTCAAGGTCATACCGAAGGGGCGGGCGATCATGCCGGGTCCTGTCGACTACAGCCGCCTCCTGGTAGCGGAGCTGGTCGAGGGCGCCTTCGACGGTGTCTCCGGCGATATCCGGCCGGACTGGAGCAAGGCGCGGTAG
- a CDS encoding XRE family transcriptional regulator, which produces MATDSGKKLFVGPRFRRIRQQLGLSQTQIAEGLGISPSYINLIERNQRPVTAQILLRLAETYDLDLRDLATADEDRFFAELNEIFSDPLFRQIDLPKQELRDLAELCPGVTHSLQRLYAAYTEARRGETLVAAQMADRDEGARFEANPIERVRDLIEANRNYFPELEQAAENLRDELNVSAEELFAALSARLREKHSIVTRIMPVDVMRETLRRFDRHRRQLLISELVDGSGRAFQLALQIGLAECGASIDAIVNRAGPLDDTPRRLYRITLANYFAAAVMMPYQPFHSAAEALNYDVHVLAQRFNAGFEQVCHRLTTLQRPNARGVPFFLLRVDNAGNVSKRFSSGTFPFSKFGGTCPLWNVHSTFDTPDRLLKQVIELPDGTRYFSIAQMVRRPVAPHPQPQPRFAIGLGCEIRHASKLVYAAGMDLEKVEGTPIGVNCRLCERENCSQRAEPPITRTLILDENTRRVSSFSFSNAREL; this is translated from the coding sequence ATGGCCACCGATTCCGGAAAGAAGCTCTTTGTCGGCCCCCGCTTCCGGCGGATCCGCCAGCAGCTCGGCCTGTCGCAGACCCAGATCGCCGAGGGGCTGGGGATTTCGCCGAGCTATATCAACCTGATCGAGCGGAACCAGCGCCCGGTAACGGCGCAGATCCTGCTGCGGCTGGCCGAGACCTATGACCTCGATTTGCGCGATCTCGCCACCGCTGACGAGGACCGGTTCTTTGCCGAACTGAACGAAATCTTCTCCGATCCGCTGTTCCGGCAGATCGACCTCCCGAAGCAGGAGCTGCGCGACCTCGCCGAACTGTGTCCAGGCGTGACCCACTCCCTGCAACGCCTCTACGCCGCCTATACCGAGGCCCGCCGCGGCGAGACGCTGGTGGCGGCGCAGATGGCCGATCGCGACGAGGGCGCCCGGTTCGAGGCCAACCCGATCGAGCGCGTGCGCGACCTGATCGAGGCCAACCGCAACTATTTTCCGGAGCTTGAGCAGGCTGCGGAGAATTTGCGCGACGAGCTCAACGTCTCCGCCGAGGAATTGTTCGCGGCGCTTTCGGCGCGGCTGCGCGAAAAGCATTCGATCGTCACCCGCATCATGCCGGTCGACGTGATGCGGGAGACGCTGCGGCGGTTCGACCGGCACCGCCGGCAATTGCTGATCTCGGAACTGGTCGATGGATCGGGCCGCGCCTTCCAGCTCGCGCTGCAGATTGGCCTGGCCGAATGCGGCGCCAGCATCGACGCCATCGTCAACCGCGCAGGTCCCCTCGACGATACACCGCGGCGGCTCTATCGGATTACGCTGGCGAATTACTTCGCTGCCGCCGTGATGATGCCTTACCAGCCGTTCCACAGTGCGGCTGAGGCGTTGAACTACGACGTCCACGTGCTGGCGCAGCGTTTCAACGCCGGCTTCGAGCAGGTGTGCCATCGCCTTACCACACTGCAGCGGCCGAACGCGCGCGGCGTGCCGTTCTTCCTCTTGCGCGTCGACAACGCCGGCAACGTCTCGAAGCGGTTTTCCTCCGGCACGTTTCCGTTCTCGAAATTCGGCGGCACCTGCCCGCTGTGGAACGTGCATTCGACCTTCGACACGCCGGACCGCCTGCTCAAGCAGGTGATCGAACTGCCCGACGGCACGCGCTATTTTTCGATTGCGCAGATGGTGCGCCGCCCGGTGGCGCCGCACCCGCAACCGCAGCCGCGCTTTGCGATCGGCCTGGGCTGCGAAATCCGCCATGCGTCGAAACTCGTCTATGCCGCCGGCATGGATCTGGAGAAAGTCGAGGGCACGCCGATCGGCGTCAACTGCCGGCTCTGCGAACGCGAAAACTGCAGCCAGCGCGCGGAGCCGCCGATCACGCGGACGCTGATTCTGGACGAGAATACGCGGCGGGTGTCGTCGTTCTCGTTTTCGAATGCACGGGAGTTGTGA
- a CDS encoding metallophosphoesterase: MTDTFTLAHLSDPHLPPLPAARLRDLAGKRALGYLNWTRNRHKYHRREVLDALVADMQAQRPDHIAVTGDLVNLALEAEFTPAQAWLESVGTPQQVTVIPGNHDAYVRATRHRFTGTFEQYLRGDAVADGTPFPFVRRRGPLALIGVSSAVPTLPLMATGRLGRAQLDALDRHLAQMSADEAFRVLLVHHPLQSSSRMKRLTDSKALRAVLKRRGVELVLHGHDHVHSTMWLEGADHEIPAVGVPSASALAHRHYPAAAYNLFSIARDGKNWRCVQTVRAIDADFHVKQIKQATLL, encoded by the coding sequence ATGACCGATACCTTCACGCTGGCGCATCTGTCCGATCCGCATCTGCCGCCGCTGCCCGCGGCGCGGCTTCGCGATCTCGCGGGCAAGCGTGCGCTCGGCTATCTCAACTGGACCCGCAACCGCCACAAATATCACCGCCGCGAGGTGCTGGACGCGCTGGTCGCCGATATGCAGGCGCAGCGGCCGGACCACATCGCGGTGACCGGCGATCTCGTCAACCTGGCCTTGGAGGCCGAATTCACTCCGGCCCAGGCTTGGCTCGAAAGCGTCGGCACGCCGCAACAGGTCACGGTCATTCCCGGCAATCACGACGCCTATGTACGGGCGACGCGGCATCGCTTCACCGGCACGTTCGAGCAATATCTGCGCGGCGATGCTGTAGCCGACGGCACGCCGTTTCCGTTCGTGCGCCGGCGCGGGCCGCTGGCGCTGATCGGGGTCTCCTCGGCGGTGCCGACGCTGCCGCTGATGGCCACCGGCCGGCTTGGCCGCGCGCAGCTCGATGCGCTCGACCGCCATCTGGCGCAGATGTCCGCCGATGAGGCGTTCCGGGTGCTGCTGGTTCATCATCCTCTGCAATCGAGTTCGCGGATGAAGCGGCTCACCGATTCGAAGGCGCTCCGCGCCGTGCTGAAGCGGCGCGGCGTGGAACTCGTCCTGCACGGCCACGACCACGTCCATTCGACGATGTGGCTCGAAGGCGCCGACCACGAGATCCCCGCGGTCGGCGTGCCGTCGGCCTCGGCGCTGGCGCACCGGCATTATCCGGCGGCGGCGTATAACCTGTTTTCGATCGCGCGCGACGGCAAAAATTGGCGCTGCGTGCAGACCGTGCGCGCCATCGACGCCGACTTCCACGTCAAGCAGATCAAGCAGGCGACGCTGCTCTAG
- a CDS encoding glycosyltransferase family 2 protein gives MTMPALRIAVLVPCFNEEAAVATVVSDFRKALPTAEIFVYDNNSGDRTIEVARAAGAIVRSERRQGKGHVVRRMFADVDADVYVLVDGDATYDAPSAPRMIDALVNDHLDMVVGFRVDQSVTAYRPGHRTGNWMLTSFLSTVFGQAFKDILSGYRVFSRRFVKSFPVLSDGFEIETELSVHALELALPVVEIETPYYARPEGSFSKLNTWRDGFRILGTILKLYRSEKPLRFFTVIGVFLMLVSIGLAIPVIITYLEEGLVPRLPTAVLSMGLMIVAVLSVTSGLVLDTVTRGRREMKLLAYLSQPAISKD, from the coding sequence ATGACGATGCCGGCGCTGCGGATTGCCGTTCTGGTGCCGTGCTTCAATGAGGAAGCCGCGGTCGCCACCGTGGTCTCCGACTTCCGCAAGGCGCTGCCGACGGCTGAGATTTTCGTCTACGACAATAATTCCGGAGATCGCACCATCGAGGTGGCGCGCGCGGCCGGCGCCATCGTGCGCAGCGAGCGCCGCCAGGGCAAGGGCCATGTGGTGCGGCGCATGTTCGCCGATGTCGATGCCGACGTCTATGTACTGGTCGACGGCGACGCGACCTATGACGCGCCGAGCGCGCCGCGCATGATCGATGCGCTGGTCAACGACCATCTCGACATGGTGGTGGGCTTTCGCGTCGACCAGTCGGTCACCGCCTACCGGCCCGGCCATCGCACCGGCAACTGGATGCTGACGAGCTTCCTTTCCACGGTGTTCGGGCAGGCGTTCAAGGATATCCTTTCCGGCTACCGCGTGTTCTCGCGCCGCTTTGTCAAATCCTTTCCGGTGCTGTCAGACGGTTTCGAGATCGAAACCGAGCTCAGCGTGCACGCGCTCGAACTGGCGCTGCCGGTGGTGGAAATCGAGACGCCTTATTATGCCCGCCCCGAAGGATCGTTCAGCAAGCTGAACACCTGGCGCGACGGTTTCCGGATTCTCGGCACCATCCTGAAGCTGTACCGGTCGGAAAAGCCGCTGCGGTTCTTCACGGTCATCGGCGTCTTCCTGATGCTGGTCTCGATCGGGCTCGCGATCCCCGTGATCATCACCTATCTCGAGGAAGGGCTCGTTCCGCGGCTACCGACAGCGGTGCTGTCGATGGGCCTGATGATCGTGGCGGTGCTCTCGGTCACATCGGGGCTGGTACTGGATACGGTGACGCGCGGCCGGCGCGAAATGAAGCTTTTGGCCTATTTGTCCCAGCCCGCCATCAGCAAGGATTGA
- a CDS encoding DinB family protein, which produces MSDLLPYRTMAYNNAWANHRLLTACARLTPEEFTAKRTGFFPSLRATLNHILIIDHFYVDAMEGGTLGPDAWADQEPCATVAALRQAQAAVDRRLLKIVEALDGAGLQRIVSVHRGTSIQRERMDRLLLHLFQHDIHHRGQAHAMLSGTSVSPPQLDEFFAVGEAPLRAAEFAELGWSEEKIWAGSEA; this is translated from the coding sequence ATGAGCGATCTGCTTCCCTATCGCACCATGGCGTACAACAACGCCTGGGCAAACCACCGGCTGCTCACCGCCTGCGCGCGGCTGACGCCCGAAGAATTCACCGCAAAGCGGACCGGCTTCTTTCCAAGCCTGCGCGCCACGCTCAACCACATCCTGATCATCGACCATTTCTACGTCGACGCGATGGAAGGCGGCACGCTCGGCCCAGACGCCTGGGCGGATCAGGAGCCTTGCGCAACGGTCGCCGCGCTCAGGCAAGCCCAAGCCGCGGTCGATCGGCGCTTGCTCAAGATCGTCGAAGCGCTCGACGGCGCCGGATTGCAGCGCATCGTCTCCGTGCATCGCGGCACCTCCATCCAGCGCGAACGGATGGACCGCTTGCTCCTGCATCTGTTCCAGCACGACATACACCACCGCGGGCAGGCCCATGCGATGCTCTCAGGCACGTCGGTGAGCCCGCCTCAGCTCGACGAGTTTTTCGCGGTGGGTGAAGCGCCGTTGCGGGCTGCGGAGTTCGCGGAGCTGGGCTGGAGCGAGGAGAAGATTTGGGCCGGCTCGGAAGCCTAG